The window TTCAAAATGAGCATTTGAAAAAGAGGGGTGAAAATGACCATCATCGTGGTGATGAAGGCCGACTTCGACGTCGTGGTCTCTTTTAAGCCGAGGGTCTGCAAGAGGAAGCCGGCAAAGATAAGAAACCCGAGAAAACACCCCCAGAAGATCGACTTTCGATCGGCACGGAGAAGCGCTTTCATGCAGAACGGAAGAAGAACAAGCGTTGCCAGGGTAAATCGGATCGACACCATCAGAAGGGGGGAGAGATCGACCAGACCCTGTTTGATGATGACAAAGGTTCCGCCCCAAATAAATGTCGTGGCAAAAAGAAACCACTCCGCTCGTCCTTTCGCCGTCACGGCTCGAACGTTCCTTTCAAAAAATGGTTTTATGGTTTAGGAAAAGCGCGCATCGCGGATTCGGCTGAGGCTCTCTTCTTTGTGAACCCGCTCGTCATAGCCGATCTGACGAACCGCATCGGCCATCGATTTGAAATCCCCGAAGTCGGATTTAAACGCGCTCTCAAAGGGCTCCGACTCCAACTCCGGATGTTCTTGAACGTAGCGCATGTATTCATGCTCGGCGTGGTCTTCGAACTGCGCATTCAATGCGTAGCTCATGGAGGGACGTATGACATATAAAAACCAGCAAACATGATAATAGAAAAAAGCGATGATCTGCGGAATGATCCGATAGAGGAGAAAATTCTCCCGAATCTGCAGACGATGAACCCACTCTTCCAAAATCAGGAGATGCCACTGCTCATTATCCTGCTGAATTCGGCTCTCCTGCACCCGATCAAAAATCCTTCGGGCGAAATCGGCCTTTTTATAGGTATGGGTGATTGCGATATAAGCGACATGCTCCCAAGCCTGATAGGGAACCCGGGCGATCACCTCGAGCACCTTAAATTTACTGAGGCTTCTCCCCTTCCCGTATATTAGGTCCATCACCACAAAAAGGATCTTCGCGAGAAACCCATAATGCAGCTTCTGAGCGGACAGGGTATTTTCTTGCTCTTTCCTCAGCTGCTCGGCAGTCAGTCTTTCCATTCAACTTCCTTCTCTAACGGAGCCATTGAAACAATCGAATCTTTACAATTATAATGCCGGAGCGCTGAACGATCAACCTCCCCCTCTGCGTGATGGAGAGATCTCCGGCGGGAAGATCGGAAAAGGAAAATTAGGGCATTCAAGAGCGCTTTAATGAAATTCCCTCAATTACGAAATGTTCAAAAGACGGCTCCTCCGAGGATCGATCAGGTCGCTCAACGGGCTTTTGTAGCCGCCGAACTCTTGGATCTCCCTGAGCAGCGGAATATGCTCAATCGGTTCGTCGTCTTTTCTCTCCCATGAAAGGGTGCAGCGCGCGGTCGCCTGCTTCAGCGTCTCGATCAATGAGACACCCCCTTTCCATCCGGAGGCATCCGACGCCGAGCAGTGAAAGAGGACCCGTTTTTCCAGATCTGTCTTGTTGAAGAGGATCTCTTTGAGGGCCTCCGCCGACCAGCGCCGGGGAGCATCAAGAATGATTCTGATTTGATTTCGCTCCGACGCGTTCTTGAGCAGGTGGAGTTGAATCGTCCCCTCTTCCAGCAATGAGCGAAGCTGCTGCATCACCGTCCTCACCAACACCCCGTCGGGAAGCGAGTTGATTGAGAGCCGGGTCCGGGCCCCCTCCATCTCTGTCTGGATGTCGGCCCTCAGGATCAGCTCCCCTTTTCCATCCGCGTAGAGCGCGCGGACGGCGGTGTGTCCGCCGACCACCCCGCCGGAGGCGAAGTCGGGTCCCGGGAGAAACTCCATCAGCTCATCAAGCGGCAGCTCCGGCGATTGCCGGATCTGCTCGAAGGCGGTCCAAAGCTCTTCCAAATGATGCGGAGGGATCTGTCTTCCATCGGGCAAGCTCGCGCCGTTCAAAAGGGCGAGGGGAAGAAGCGGGGCCTTTCCGACCGGCATGACGATATGGGAAAAACGAGAGAGCCGAAGCTCCACATATTCGGGTCCCTGTGGGACCTCATCATGCGGGTCGCCATACATACCGCGCAGCTCAAAATGGGGATACCGGCAGCGCCACGGAAGACCGAGCTGGAGGATCATCCGGTAGGCATATCCGAGGCTGTCCGGGGGATATGACTCGATCGGCTCGACGTAAGAGCTAAGGGCCTCGCAATCATATTCAAAGTCATTCTCGTCCATCTTCCAATCGTTGAGCGCCAAGACCTTGAGAATATCTTTCGCGTTAATCAAGATCCGATCATTCGGCGCTTCCGCGCGGCAGATATCGATCAACCGCCGCTGAAGCGGGGTCAGCCCGTCTAAAAAGAGAAAATCATCCATGTCGTTCCTTTCCGATAGAAGCGATTCCGCAAAAGGTTATTTTATAACACGGCTTTTGTCCTTGTCATGTTTTTTCTTCTTGAAGCGCGACGTTTTCCCCCTTTGAAGCGGAAGCCATGTTATGGTATAAAAGAACGGGTTATTCAGGAGCCAAACGTGCATTTCTGGAACAACATCTCCAAGCCGATCATCGCCCTCTCCCCCATGGACGGGGTGACCGATCCCTGCTTTCGGCGGATCGTGGCGACCCACGGGAAACCCGACCTGATTGTGACCGAGTTCACCAGCGTGGAAGGAATCCTCCATGGCGCCGAGAGTGAGTTGGGGGGGTTGGTCTTCGATGAAATCGAGCGCCCCATTGTCGCCCAGATCTATGGCTCTAACCCGGAGTCGTTCTTTCTGATCGCTCAGCTTGTCTGCGAGTTGGGATTCGACGGCCTCGACATCAACATGGGCTGTCCCGCCAAGGCGGTTTCCTCCAAGGGATGCGGGGCCGGGCTCATCGCCGATCCCCCCCGCGCGAAAGCGATTCTCCAGGCGGCCCGGCAAGGGATCGATGCCTGGGTGGCCGGCGGCGCGCTTCCGATGGTCGATCTTCACCCCAAAATCGGTGAATGGCTCACCCGCAGAAAAGAGGTGGGACAGCTCCCCCCTTCCGAGCGGCGTCCTCTTCCCGTTTCGGTCAAGACACGGATCGGCGTCAATCGCGTCGTCATCCAAGAGTGGGTCTCCCACCTGTTGGAAGAAAAACCGGCCGCCATCTCTATCCATGGCCGAACCCTGCACCAGGGCTATCGCGGCGCTGCCGACTGGAAGGCGATCGCCGAAGCGGCCTCCATCGCGCGCGGCTCCGGCACATTGATCCTTGGAAACGGCGATATTCGATCGCTCAACGAGGCCGCCCAGCGCATTCGCGAGAGCGGCGTCGACGGGGTCCTCATCGGACGGGCCGCCCTTGGAAATCCGTGGATCTTTCGAAAAAAGAGCCTTCTCCGCGAGGCACTCAGCCATCACGAACCGGAACTCATCCCGGACGAGCCGGCCTCTCCCCTGGAGCGGCTGGAGGCGGCGCTGGAGCATGCCCGCCTCTTTCAAGAGAGCCGTCCTCTCTCCCGGTTTGCCGAGATGAGAAAACATCTCGGCTGGTACTGCAAGGGATTTCCCGGCGCAAGCCAGCTGCGAGAGAAGCTGGTCCGTGTCCGCAACGTCGATGAGGTCGAAGCGCTGCTCGCCCCCTTCCTGAGCG of the Candidatus Manganitrophus noduliformans genome contains:
- a CDS encoding alternative oxidase, producing MERLTAEQLRKEQENTLSAQKLHYGFLAKILFVVMDLIYGKGRSLSKFKVLEVIARVPYQAWEHVAYIAITHTYKKADFARRIFDRVQESRIQQDNEQWHLLILEEWVHRLQIRENFLLYRIIPQIIAFFYYHVCWFLYVIRPSMSYALNAQFEDHAEHEYMRYVQEHPELESEPFESAFKSDFGDFKSMADAVRQIGYDERVHKEESLSRIRDARFS
- a CDS encoding DNA gyrase subunit A; protein product: MDDFLFLDGLTPLQRRLIDICRAEAPNDRILINAKDILKVLALNDWKMDENDFEYDCEALSSYVEPIESYPPDSLGYAYRMILQLGLPWRCRYPHFELRGMYGDPHDEVPQGPEYVELRLSRFSHIVMPVGKAPLLPLALLNGASLPDGRQIPPHHLEELWTAFEQIRQSPELPLDELMEFLPGPDFASGGVVGGHTAVRALYADGKGELILRADIQTEMEGARTRLSINSLPDGVLVRTVMQQLRSLLEEGTIQLHLLKNASERNQIRIILDAPRRWSAEALKEILFNKTDLEKRVLFHCSASDASGWKGGVSLIETLKQATARCTLSWERKDDEPIEHIPLLREIQEFGGYKSPLSDLIDPRRSRLLNIS
- a CDS encoding tRNA-dihydrouridine synthase, which encodes MHFWNNISKPIIALSPMDGVTDPCFRRIVATHGKPDLIVTEFTSVEGILHGAESELGGLVFDEIERPIVAQIYGSNPESFFLIAQLVCELGFDGLDINMGCPAKAVSSKGCGAGLIADPPRAKAILQAARQGIDAWVAGGALPMVDLHPKIGEWLTRRKEVGQLPPSERRPLPVSVKTRIGVNRVVIQEWVSHLLEEKPAAISIHGRTLHQGYRGAADWKAIAEAASIARGSGTLILGNGDIRSLNEAAQRIRESGVDGVLIGRAALGNPWIFRKKSLLREALSHHEPELIPDEPASPLERLEAALEHARLFQESRPLSRFAEMRKHLGWYCKGFPGASQLREKLVRVRNVDEVEALLAPFLSEVSYR